The sequence CGGCCTGCGATTCGGATAGCGGAAGGGAATCGGTGTCGCTGTCGACTTGCACCAGAAGTCCATGCTGACGCATCTGGTCGCCAAGGAACTCCAGCGCCTTCGAAAGGCCGAATTGATACAGTACGTGGGGGCTGAGTTCGGCAACCAGTGATTTGGTGTAAGTCAGTGATTGATCTAACACATGATCGATGTCCTGGAGCGTCTTGCCATGATGTTCGGAATGGAGCGTATTCCTGAGCTGGCCAAGTTTCATACGACCAACGACGAGGAGCTGAGCCAGGTAATCGTGCAAGTCGGTTGCCAGACGACGACGCTCGCGCTGCTCGGTCAGAGTCAGCTCTGCTGCCATCGTTCGAAGTTGTTCCTGTTTTTCCATGAGTTCATGTGTCCGCTCGACGACCCGTGTTTCCAGCTCATCCTTCAAACGGTGAACCTCTGCCTCCTGCCGAGCTCGCTCAGTCATGTCATACAAATAGCACACCACTCCAAACTGCCCATCCGGGAGTGTGACTCGGTCGATCCTCCAGTCGTACGTTTCAACCTCTGCGGTGTCATCGCGCCGCTCTGTCGTGTTCGTTGAGTGGTACGGCTCACCCGTCGCCAGCGTATGACAAAAACGCTCGATGGCATGACTGGCGAACGGCTCAGGCCAAATGGCTCGCAGGATCTCGGCAAAGTCTCGCCCGATCAAGGAGTGCACGTTACCAAATATCTTCTGCGATCCGGTGCTCATCTGCGCGAGGCGAAAGCCGGAGTCCACCAGGTACACACCGAACGGGTTATTCTGGATCAGGTTCAGAAACATGTCCCGGCTGCGGCGGAGCTCCTCCACGCTTCGGATACGCTCCGTTTCAGCATAGAAACGCTGCACCGACTGAGCGACCACGTTTGCAATCGATTCGAGAAAGTGGACGTCGTCTTGTGAAAACGATCGCTTGTGGGCCGTATGAACTCCGAGTACGCCGTAGGGAGCGTTCGGTGCACCCGCAATAATGCAACTCATTCCGCTCACAATCCCATGGTCGGTCAGGAGAGCCGTCCCGGAGAAACGGGGCTCGCTCCGTAAGTCCTCAACGATCACCGATGAGTGACACATGAGCGTAAAGCCGGCTTGTGAGGCAGGCTCCGTGCCGACCGTGGCGGATCCGACTAATCCTTCTCGCCAGCCGACTCCCGCCCGGAGTCTGAGTTGTTTCCCGTTCGGCATCAGCTCAAGGATTTTGCAGAACTCCACATCCAACGTCTCGGCCAGCCGCACGACAACCTGGTTTAAGACCTCGTCCAGATCGGAGACTTCCAGGGCAAACTGTCCCAGATCGGCAACGACGCCTTGCTGCCTGGCATGGATCCGAAGCAGCGCTTGAGACGCTTCGCGTTCACTGACACTGACGATTGAAAGCAGCGTGGCTTTTCCTGTAGATGTGCGCGCAGGACTCACTGCGAGCTCGATCGGAAACTCCATCCCATCCTTGCGTCTTGCGATCAGTGCTTGCCCCTGTCCTCGTGAACGAGCCGTCCGGGCAGCAAGAGCAAGCTCGGTTCTCAATTTGAGGAATTTGGCCTGGAATCGTTCCGGCACCAGATGTTCCACTGCCATTCCGATCCACTCGTCGGCTCCATAGCCGAACAAGGATTCGGCCTGCCGATTCATGACTTGGATTCTTCCGATTGAATCGATCAGGATCTGGCCGATGGGGGACCCTTGGATGATCGATTCCAAGGTCTCTTCACTGTGCTTTCGATTCAAGACGGCTCCCGTCACGATCCAAATGACGGCAATCGTCAAGCCACGGTTCAGGAGGACAATCAAGGGATTCCCGGCAAACGACCCAGCAGTCAGGGCCACAGCCAGCAGTGTCAGCGCCGTACACACAACAGCCGTGACAATAGGGATCAGGGGTCCAGGAGGCCACGCAGTGATCAAGATGGCCATCACATAGAGAAAGGATATGGACACTCCAAGGGGCGAAAGGAGATCGGCGAGAAAGACTGCGGCGATGACCAATCCTACCAGAATCAGAATCGACACCGTACTCCGTGGAGGCTTTGTGAGCGATGCCGTTTCGGACGGATCGACCTTCTGGGGAGAATGATCAGGAGAAAATGATGACATCTTGATCGACACGTCTGAGCCAGGTGCTTTCTGCATCGAGGCCGTCGGCAGGAGGGTGCACTGCGTGAGGTAATATAAATCACGTCTCATTTTTCCGTAACTGGGTAATTTGCTAGTTAATAGGAAGACGAGCTGTTTGCATACTAGACTTTTGAGGCCTGTATTGGGTCTACACCTAGAAGATTTACTAGCTTACTCAACCGCGCGGGCATATCAGACACACTCGCTTTACCGCAAATCTTCCGATCGATGATCGTGAGAGGAAGGATCGTCTTGAGTCGACCATGCCGCTTGCTCCAATAATTCCTGATAGCCCGTTGGTTGCATTGTACCCAACCGTCGGAGAAAGGCTGCCACGTCCCAGATCTCTTCGTCGGTATGGGTGGGACCGAACGCCGGCATCCCGCTCATCTTAATCCCATGTTTGATGATCCAAAACAGCTCCGCGTCGGTTCGCTGTCGGACGCGATCCTCCGTCAGCCTGGGCGGCTCCGGATTGAGCCCCGTCCGTACCACCGAATCGTTTAGTCCCGGCGCGGCATGACAGACGACACACATGTCATGATAGCTTCGGAAGCCATTTTTGAGATCGGCGCGTTCAAGCCAGCCGGAAGGCGGAGTCATCTCCTGTGCGCGAACGGCAATGGCTCGATCTCTGGCGGCGGAGAAGAGCGATATGGTGATCGCATAGTGCGGCTCAGTGGCTGCGACATTGTAAGCGCCGGTTACAATTGTCACCCCACCGATCAGGCCGACCAGTCCGATCGCTGCGAAGAGCACCTTGAGGGCTCCGGTGATCATCGGGCTCTCCTGCTGAATCC is a genomic window of Candidatus Nitrospira kreftii containing:
- a CDS encoding hypothetical protein (conserved protein of unknown function), giving the protein MITGALKVLFAAIGLVGLIGGVTIVTGAYNVAATEPHYAITISLFSAARDRAIAVRAQEMTPPSGWLERADLKNGFRSYHDMCVVCHAAPGLNDSVVRTGLNPEPPRLTEDRVRQRTDAELFWIIKHGIKMSGMPAFGPTHTDEEIWDVAAFLRRLGTMQPTGYQELLEQAAWSTQDDPSSHDHRSEDLR